In the genome of Pseudomonas fluorescens, the window GCTACACCTATTACCCGCAAGTGGTGCTGGGCGCCGCATTTTCGTGGGGGATGCCGATGGCGTTCACTGCAGAAACCGGTGAGTTGCCGGCAGTTGCATGGCTGCTGTGGATCGCCAACCTGATGTGGACCGTGGGTTACGACACGTATTACGCGATGACCGACCGCGACGACGACTTGAAGATCGGGGTGAAATCCACGGCGATTCTGTTCGGCGACGCGGACCGGGCGATCATCCTGACGCTGCAAGGGCTGGCGTTGGGTTGTCTGTTGCTGGCGGGGTCGAAATTCGAGCTCGGCGGCTGGTTCCACCTTGGGTTGCTGGCGGCGGCAGGCTGCTTTGCGTGGGAGTTCTGGTATACCCGCGACAAGGACCGGATGCGTTGCTTCAAGGCGTTTTTGCACAATCACTGGGCGGGTTTGGCGATTTTCGTCGGGATTGTGCTGGATTACGCGTTGCGTTGACGGTTGAAAAGATCGCAGCCCTGGGCAGCTCCTACCGGAGGCTGCGATCTTCTGCAGTGTTACATATGCTCGCGAACGACGTGCCAGACGTCTTTCTTCTTGTCGCCCTTCATTTCTCCGGGTGCTTTGTCGTCCTTGTAGTAGTACAGCGGTTTACCGCCATAGGCCCATTGCATTGTCCCGTCGTCACGCTTGATGACAGACCATTTGCCTTCAGCCTTGGCGCCCGCTTCCGCCTTCAGCGGTGGCCAGTACTCTGCACACTCACCTGTGCAGACCGACGTGCCACCCGTGTCCTTGTCGAAGGTGTACAGGGTCATCCCTTTGTGGTCGGTCATCATGCCGTCTTTCATCATCGCCGGTTCGGCGGCGAAGGCCATCGAAGGCAACGCCAGGGCAGCGGCCAGCAGCAGGGCCTTGATGGATTGCGAGTGTAGAGTCATTTGAAGCCTTCCTTTGTGGTTGTCAGGATTCGGACTTAGAGCTTAGCCCAGGATCCAGCCAATCGCCGGTCGACTAAAATACTGTCACACGACTGCAATAATTCCGTTATCTAATGCGGCGCAAGACAGTTAAATGACAAGAGGACTAAGGGCATGGTTGGCAGGAGCATTCTGATCGTCGACGACGAAGCGCCTATTCGCGAAATGATCGCCGTTGCGTTGGAAATGGCCGGCTATGACTGCCTGGAGGCTGAAAACTCCCAGCAGGCCCACGCCATTATCGTCGACCGCAAACCGGACTTGATCCTGCTCGACTGGATGCTGCCCGGCACGTCCGGCATCGAGCTGGCCCGTCGCCTCAAGCGTGATGAACTGACCG includes:
- the ubiA gene encoding 4-hydroxybenzoate octaprenyltransferase, with product MYQSLLKSLNRLNPRAWDFIQLTRMDKPIGIYLLLWPTLWALWIAGKGSPSLANIVIFVLGVVLTRAGGCVINDWADRKVDGHVKRTEQRPLVSGKISSKEALVFFALLMGVSFLLVLCTNAATIWLSLGGLALAFSYPFMKRYTYYPQVVLGAAFSWGMPMAFTAETGELPAVAWLLWIANLMWTVGYDTYYAMTDRDDDLKIGVKSTAILFGDADRAIILTLQGLALGCLLLAGSKFELGGWFHLGLLAAAGCFAWEFWYTRDKDRMRCFKAFLHNHWAGLAIFVGIVLDYALR